From the genome of Papaver somniferum cultivar HN1 chromosome 2, ASM357369v1, whole genome shotgun sequence, one region includes:
- the LOC113352813 gene encoding uncharacterized protein LOC113352813 has product MSKKRSREEKIDRMHRAAGAPFKLNIREFRQPMNFQVPKLPEFDEKADDPDQHVLRYETAMTLWQHNDELMCKMFPQSLTGGGISWFNQLRARSIGTYQKMVEKFISNYKHNRRDRKGCHTLFLLAIRKEESIRQFTRRFNKEVADVDGANDQVVIAAYKQAYQFDERGLYGTLVKRPENTLEELYDRADEYARVEDDSKARETRDVNRSSNHQNDGKKDKSKNRSSGQNNDRGEVQEKTHGERA; this is encoded by the coding sequence ATGTCGAAGAAGCGCTCCAGAGAGGAAAAGATTGACAGGATGCACCGAGCTGCTGGAGCTCCCTTCAAACTGAATATCAGAGAATTCCGGCAGCCAATGAATTTTCAAGTTCCTAAACTGCCAGAATTCGATGAGAAAGCAGATGATCCAGATCAACATGTTTTACGTTATGAAACTGCCATGACTTTGTGGCAGCACAACGATGAGTTGATGTGCAAAATGTTTCCGCAATCACTGACTGGAGGAGGAATTTCGTGGTTCAATCAGCTCCGGGCACGGTCGATCGGGACTTACCAAAAGATGGTGGAAAAATTTATTTCTAACTACAAACACAACAGACGTGATCGGAAGGGATGTCACACATTGTTCCTTCTCGCAATTCGTAAGGAGGAAAGCATCAGACAGTTTACTCGACGCTTCAACAAAGAGGTGGCAGACGTGGATGGTGCCAACGATCAAGTCGTCATCGCGGCTTACAAACAGGCATACCAGTTTGATGAAAGGGGTTTATACGGTACCTTGGTCAAGAGACCAGAAAATACTTTGGAAGAACTGTATGATCGAGCAGATGAATATGCTCGAGTGGAGGATGATTCCAAAGCCCGAGAGACGAGAGATGTTAACAGATCATCCAACCACCAAAATGATGGGAAGAAAGACAAGTCAAAGAACCGTTCGAGTGGACAGAATAATGATCGAGGTGAAGTGCAAGAGAAGACTCATGGAGAACGGGCATAA